From Actinomyces slackii, a single genomic window includes:
- a CDS encoding glycosyltransferase, producing the protein MTGAGVAVLLRRGDAQTDQEQAQEQLEELVAATAESFAAVAGPDDELIECESWQEGAARATAPYALMLRAGDRLEPGALRALSGFAQARSARLITADRIESGRIRRCPRWSPGLMEQMPYAGRALLVDTGLLAGEPEAQGPGQGQSGQSVWGPRPPRSEWDLQLRLACAAGGAEHCPVVALHQAQPVEVGDLGERIATTREHLERQGRQGRGERVIPGPTGWPRVVAGEAPTGMVSIIVPTAFSARPTQDGGTRVLVEGLLSALAETIDAARTEVVLVVGESTGPEPIERCRALWPGRLEVATTRGAFNFAAAINAGADASSGDLLLLLNDDVEPIRPGWLEDMLAVLGRPGVGAVGARLLFPDGTIQHLGVICPPVGLATHPRVGEPDDPTHPMAQADVDYLAVTGACLLYRRADHLALGGWDESLPLNFNDVDLCLRMASGGQRIICVNSVRLLHRESSTRQPNIRDHERRAYESWRELTAADPHIEYWG; encoded by the coding sequence ATGACCGGGGCGGGGGTCGCCGTCCTGCTGCGCCGCGGCGACGCGCAGACCGACCAGGAGCAGGCCCAGGAGCAGCTCGAGGAGCTGGTGGCCGCCACGGCGGAGAGCTTCGCAGCCGTGGCCGGCCCGGATGACGAGCTCATCGAGTGCGAGAGCTGGCAGGAGGGCGCCGCCCGGGCAACCGCCCCCTACGCCCTCATGCTGCGCGCCGGGGACCGGCTCGAGCCCGGGGCCCTGCGCGCCCTGTCCGGATTCGCCCAGGCCCGCTCGGCCCGGCTGATCACCGCCGACCGGATCGAGTCCGGCCGCATCCGCCGCTGCCCGCGCTGGTCTCCGGGCCTCATGGAGCAGATGCCCTACGCGGGCCGGGCCCTGCTGGTGGACACCGGGCTCCTGGCCGGTGAGCCTGAGGCTCAGGGGCCCGGCCAGGGCCAGTCGGGCCAGTCGGTGTGGGGCCCGAGGCCACCCCGCAGCGAGTGGGACTTACAGCTGCGGCTCGCCTGCGCGGCAGGAGGCGCCGAGCACTGCCCGGTGGTGGCCCTCCACCAGGCCCAGCCGGTGGAGGTGGGGGACCTGGGGGAGCGGATCGCCACCACCCGCGAGCACCTGGAGCGGCAGGGGCGCCAGGGGCGCGGCGAGCGGGTCATCCCCGGGCCCACCGGATGGCCCCGGGTCGTGGCCGGCGAGGCGCCCACCGGAATGGTCTCCATCATCGTGCCCACCGCCTTCTCCGCCCGGCCCACCCAGGACGGCGGCACCCGGGTGCTGGTCGAGGGGCTGCTCTCCGCCCTGGCGGAGACCATCGATGCGGCCAGGACCGAGGTCGTCCTCGTCGTCGGGGAGTCCACCGGCCCCGAGCCCATCGAGCGCTGCCGGGCCCTGTGGCCCGGGCGCCTGGAGGTGGCCACCACCCGGGGCGCCTTCAACTTCGCCGCGGCCATCAACGCCGGGGCCGATGCATCCAGCGGCGATCTCCTCCTGCTGCTCAATGACGACGTCGAGCCCATCCGTCCCGGCTGGCTGGAGGACATGCTGGCAGTCCTGGGCCGCCCCGGAGTCGGCGCCGTGGGTGCCCGCCTGCTCTTCCCCGACGGCACCATCCAGCACCTGGGGGTCATCTGCCCCCCGGTGGGGCTGGCCACCCACCCCCGGGTCGGTGAGCCCGATGACCCCACCCACCCCATGGCGCAGGCCGATGTGGACTACCTGGCGGTCACCGGTGCCTGCCTGCTCTACCGCCGCGCCGACCACCTGGCCCTGGGCGGCTGGGATGAGAGCCTGCCCCTGAACTTCAACGATGTTGATCTCTGCCTGCGGATGGCCTCGGGCGGGCAGCGGATCATCTGCGTCAACAGCGTGCGCCTGCTGCACCGCGAGTCCTCCACGCGCCAGCCCAATATCCGGGATCATGAGCGCCGGGCCTACGAGTCCTGGCGGGAGCTGACCGCGGCGGATCCGCATATCGAGTACTGGGGCTGA
- a CDS encoding glycosyltransferase gives MRIVQVSAHYPPNFISGGTLVPQRVARFMAAAGHESHVYAGHLDDSRRPLETWTELDEAGVSVTWLVTTPWTAWTDPLNFDNPGAARAFAAWLEQVRPDVVHVHSLQTLGVGLVEAAHRAGASVVLTMHDFWWFCSRQFLVDRQMRPCSLVAECGTCDCDDAPGLAGRRQRLRRALEAVDLVLAPSASAARVFEANGVDPRRLVVNENGLPDAQLERLGETPEPRTGQGPLRLMYAGGTQEMKGFDVLTRAARRIGERAGLVLDAYGVEEARAQGLPSWFRPQPAFRPEELLETLGDHDLLVLPSVMRESHSILTREALAAGLGVVCTDTLGPEEAVAEGRNGHILPAGDDEALAETLGRLADDPAAARALTGHGSATPIRSFTQQGAELEGIYEELVSSGAHGGPEAPLTLPASEQPDLLRAQAQLLDPVLFIVGIDGAPLRYRCYLPAEALALRGRRTIIRHYSDPRLEQEILEAGAIVLYRVPATDRILELIAAAKERPEPVPVLFDVDDLIFDSTLRGQLDGLASLSDAEQDLWWRGVDRYRTTMEACDGFIGSTQTLCQEATRLTGMPSYRFANGVGVPLAQASDTAIRTSPAPGRELRIGYFSGTTTHDADWAAVEPAVIAAMRRHPHVHLCLGGHLKPTAALSEFGERVHRLPFTSWLELPGLLRATDIHLAPLTGDSIFNEAKSAIKWLEAAMVGRPIIVSPTQPFREAIEHGRTGMLATTAQEWEEALEALISSASLRSRMGALARREALLRYSPFSQGLVYERILAQAAIRVRQDGHRQDSTWSPVTDPEPAAPCPVELDPYGPGAAARRAVPGAVAQARWMARQAVAVARTQGPGEAARRAARAVNRRLRG, from the coding sequence ATGAGGATTGTCCAGGTGTCCGCCCACTACCCCCCCAACTTCATCTCCGGGGGCACCCTGGTCCCCCAGCGGGTCGCGCGCTTCATGGCGGCGGCCGGGCACGAGTCCCATGTCTACGCCGGTCACCTCGATGACTCCCGCAGGCCCTTGGAGACCTGGACCGAGCTCGATGAGGCCGGGGTCAGCGTGACCTGGCTGGTCACCACCCCGTGGACGGCCTGGACCGATCCCCTCAACTTCGACAATCCGGGGGCCGCCCGGGCCTTCGCGGCCTGGCTGGAGCAGGTGCGCCCCGACGTCGTCCATGTCCACTCCCTCCAGACCCTGGGAGTGGGCCTGGTCGAGGCCGCCCACCGCGCCGGGGCCTCGGTGGTCCTGACCATGCACGACTTCTGGTGGTTCTGCTCCCGGCAGTTCCTCGTGGACCGCCAGATGCGGCCCTGCTCCCTGGTCGCCGAGTGCGGCACCTGCGACTGCGATGACGCCCCCGGGCTGGCCGGGCGGCGCCAGCGCCTGCGCCGGGCCCTGGAGGCGGTGGACCTGGTCCTGGCCCCCTCGGCGTCGGCCGCCCGCGTCTTCGAGGCCAACGGCGTTGACCCCCGGCGCCTGGTGGTCAACGAGAACGGCCTGCCCGACGCCCAGCTGGAGCGCCTGGGCGAGACTCCCGAGCCGCGCACCGGGCAGGGCCCGCTGCGCCTGATGTACGCCGGCGGCACCCAGGAGATGAAGGGATTCGATGTCCTGACCCGGGCGGCCCGCCGCATCGGCGAGCGGGCGGGCCTGGTTCTGGACGCCTACGGGGTTGAGGAGGCCCGGGCCCAGGGCCTGCCCTCGTGGTTCCGCCCCCAGCCGGCCTTCCGGCCCGAGGAGCTGCTGGAGACCCTGGGGGACCACGACCTGCTGGTCCTGCCCTCGGTGATGCGCGAGTCCCACTCGATCCTCACCCGCGAGGCCCTGGCCGCGGGGCTGGGAGTGGTGTGCACCGATACCCTGGGCCCCGAGGAGGCCGTGGCCGAGGGGCGCAACGGCCATATCCTGCCGGCCGGGGACGATGAGGCCCTGGCCGAGACCCTGGGGCGCCTGGCCGATGACCCGGCCGCGGCCCGGGCCCTGACCGGGCACGGCTCGGCCACCCCCATCCGCTCCTTCACCCAGCAGGGCGCCGAGCTGGAGGGCATCTACGAGGAGCTGGTCTCCTCCGGGGCCCACGGCGGCCCCGAGGCGCCGCTGACCCTGCCGGCCAGTGAGCAGCCCGACCTTCTGCGCGCCCAGGCCCAGTTGCTCGACCCGGTGCTGTTCATCGTGGGCATCGACGGCGCCCCCCTGCGCTACCGCTGCTACCTGCCGGCCGAGGCGCTGGCGCTGCGCGGGCGCAGGACGATCATCCGCCACTACTCCGACCCCCGCCTGGAGCAGGAGATTCTGGAGGCCGGGGCCATCGTGCTCTACCGGGTGCCGGCCACCGACCGGATCCTGGAGCTCATCGCCGCGGCCAAGGAGCGCCCCGAGCCCGTCCCGGTGCTCTTCGACGTCGATGACCTCATCTTCGACTCCACGCTTCGCGGCCAGCTCGACGGCCTGGCGAGCCTGAGCGACGCCGAGCAGGACCTGTGGTGGCGGGGCGTGGACCGCTACCGCACCACCATGGAGGCCTGCGACGGCTTCATCGGCTCGACCCAGACCCTGTGCCAGGAGGCCACGCGCCTGACCGGCATGCCCTCCTACCGCTTCGCCAACGGGGTGGGGGTCCCCCTGGCCCAGGCCTCGGACACCGCCATCCGCACCTCGCCGGCGCCGGGCCGGGAACTGCGCATCGGGTACTTCTCGGGGACCACGACGCATGACGCCGACTGGGCGGCTGTTGAGCCGGCGGTCATCGCGGCGATGCGCCGCCACCCCCATGTGCACCTGTGCCTGGGCGGCCATCTCAAGCCCACGGCGGCGCTGTCGGAGTTCGGCGAGAGGGTCCACCGCCTGCCCTTCACCTCCTGGCTGGAGCTGCCGGGCCTGCTGCGGGCCACCGATATCCACCTGGCGCCCCTGACCGGCGACTCGATCTTCAACGAGGCCAAGTCCGCCATCAAGTGGCTGGAGGCGGCCATGGTGGGCAGGCCCATCATCGTCTCGCCCACCCAGCCCTTCCGCGAGGCCATTGAGCACGGCCGCACCGGGATGCTGGCCACCACCGCCCAGGAGTGGGAGGAGGCCCTGGAGGCCCTCATCTCCTCGGCCTCCCTGCGCTCGCGCATGGGGGCGCTGGCCCGGCGCGAGGCGCTACTGCGCTACTCCCCCTTCAGCCAGGGCCTGGTCTATGAGCGCATCCTGGCCCAGGCGGCCATCAGGGTGCGCCAGGACGGGCACCGCCAGGACTCGACCTGGAGCCCGGTGACCGATCCGGAGCCCGCAGCCCCCTGCCCCGTCGAGCTCGACCCCTATGGCCCGGGCGCGGCGGCGCGCAGGGCCGTGCCCGGCGCGGTGGCCCAGGCGAGATGGATGGCCCGCCAGGCCGTGGCGGTGGCCCGCACCCAGGGCCCCGGCGAGGCGGCCAGGCGCGCCGCTCGGGCCGTGAACCGGCGTCTGCGTGGGTAA
- a CDS encoding tetratricopeptide repeat protein, with protein sequence MSSLLLPVGLQLAALLVRVASAAADPSLGTAAAVLGDSGGVLDRLRQMRSGDDPQRLGKRLAEELERRLEQETTAENRRELRGAATEVEALLAEIRQDDDAVLAAVRNPETFPEYLRKRATGRRRNVAQAAEPVFDALVQVVAEEFMLIAPNSPAFDTAHARYVMDTLDDLTATADRTEAKTDAVLAGQAGIAEDVREIKTIVSSGAAQTPMLDADHPLRFGSIPKAAPGFEERPEYDRLREALSGGGSATISALQGMKGVGKSQIAAKYARECWDAGWPLVAWINASPAGDPDKGVISGVDMGLARLATRLKIVEDSDSVPARAEALVDWLNSGPGADCLIVFDNLERADDLRDRVPEAPGVRVIVTTNLQGRELGETIPVGVFSEDQSRDFLHHRLPGITDPEADQLAQTLGHLPLALAQAAGTILGDRCGVATYMEFLADVPLEEAVDRSDGDQYPDAVWQALRLAYTSALKAASRKNTEQGHLARLQLGALALMSENGVADSWLHRVDGKESYAAIKALRALRERSVVAVADDDHMVSLHRLQSRVIREDMIEPELTDAAAVVVSLLDSALPNSSQDDQDGSKRQTISTVIEHLAALGTSDHSAVANQPDAFADVLCRTQVLANHAGVSSSVIALDRIVNAIGVLLGPTHQNTLASHHNLAGAYQNAGYLEKATTMYEQVLADCERILGPNHPGTLTSRNNLASAYQEAGHLGKATMLHQQILTDREKVLGPDHADTLTSRNNLASTYLAAGRVDEAIGLFKQVWTDHERILGPDHPGTLTSRNNLAGAYQEAGHIQEAIDLHEQVLTDHERILGLDHPGTLNSRNNLASAYQAAGRIAEAITLHEQVLADSEQVLGPDHPGTLTFRNNLASTYQKAERLGKAIGLFKQVLADRLRAMGPDHPGTLTSRNNLAGAYQEAGHLDEAITLFEETLTDRERVLGLDHPHSLGSRHNLAGAYQEAGRLEEAIDLFVQVLADCERVLGTDHSDTLTSRHNLASAYWESGDQDKAIALLDQVLADHERVLGPDHPSTTAVRENLEAARRALEEQDPKSGPSS encoded by the coding sequence GTGAGCTCCCTTCTTCTTCCCGTCGGATTGCAACTGGCCGCCCTGCTGGTGCGGGTTGCCTCCGCCGCGGCGGACCCCTCCCTGGGTACTGCAGCCGCCGTGCTGGGAGATAGCGGGGGTGTCCTTGACCGACTGCGCCAGATGCGCAGTGGAGATGATCCCCAGCGCCTGGGGAAGCGACTCGCCGAGGAGCTGGAGCGCCGCCTGGAGCAGGAGACGACGGCGGAGAACCGCCGCGAGCTGCGCGGCGCGGCCACTGAGGTCGAGGCGCTTCTGGCCGAGATCAGGCAGGATGACGACGCCGTTCTTGCGGCGGTCCGCAACCCGGAGACCTTCCCGGAGTACTTGCGCAAGCGCGCGACCGGCAGGCGCCGGAACGTCGCGCAGGCCGCTGAGCCGGTCTTCGACGCACTAGTGCAGGTGGTGGCCGAGGAGTTCATGCTCATCGCTCCGAACTCACCGGCCTTCGATACGGCGCATGCGCGCTACGTCATGGATACCCTCGACGACCTGACCGCAACAGCCGACAGGACCGAGGCCAAGACCGACGCGGTTCTCGCCGGCCAGGCCGGAATCGCCGAGGACGTGCGCGAGATCAAGACAATAGTGAGCAGCGGCGCGGCACAAACACCAATGCTCGACGCCGACCATCCACTGCGATTCGGCTCGATCCCCAAGGCCGCACCGGGCTTCGAGGAGCGCCCGGAGTATGACCGCCTGCGCGAGGCCCTCAGCGGTGGTGGCAGCGCGACCATCTCAGCCCTGCAGGGGATGAAAGGGGTCGGCAAGTCCCAGATCGCCGCCAAGTACGCCCGAGAATGCTGGGATGCGGGCTGGCCCCTGGTCGCCTGGATCAACGCCTCCCCAGCCGGCGACCCGGACAAGGGCGTGATCAGCGGCGTGGACATGGGCCTAGCCAGACTGGCGACGAGACTTAAGATCGTTGAGGACTCGGACAGCGTCCCAGCGCGCGCTGAGGCACTGGTGGACTGGCTGAACTCGGGTCCGGGGGCTGATTGTCTCATTGTGTTCGACAACCTGGAGCGCGCCGACGACCTGCGCGATCGAGTGCCCGAAGCACCGGGTGTGAGAGTCATCGTCACGACGAACCTTCAAGGCAGAGAACTGGGGGAGACGATCCCAGTGGGGGTCTTCAGCGAGGACCAGTCCCGCGACTTCCTGCACCACCGCCTGCCGGGAATAACCGACCCGGAGGCTGACCAACTCGCCCAGACCCTGGGCCACCTGCCCCTGGCACTGGCCCAAGCAGCAGGGACCATCCTGGGCGATCGCTGCGGGGTGGCCACGTACATGGAATTCCTCGCCGACGTTCCTCTGGAAGAGGCGGTGGATCGCTCCGACGGCGACCAATACCCCGACGCCGTCTGGCAAGCCCTGAGACTGGCCTACACAAGCGCACTGAAAGCTGCGAGCAGGAAAAATACTGAGCAGGGCCACCTGGCTCGACTCCAACTGGGAGCCCTGGCCCTCATGAGCGAGAACGGTGTCGCGGACTCATGGCTCCACCGTGTCGACGGCAAGGAGAGCTATGCAGCGATCAAGGCTCTGCGGGCTCTCCGAGAGCGCAGCGTGGTCGCCGTCGCCGATGACGACCACATGGTCTCCCTGCACCGCCTGCAGTCCCGCGTCATCCGCGAGGACATGATAGAACCAGAACTAACTGACGCTGCTGCCGTGGTGGTCTCCCTGCTCGACTCCGCCCTCCCTAACTCATCCCAGGACGATCAGGACGGCAGCAAGCGCCAGACCATCAGCACCGTCATCGAGCACCTGGCCGCCCTCGGGACCTCGGACCACAGCGCAGTCGCCAACCAGCCCGATGCCTTTGCCGACGTGCTGTGCCGCACACAGGTGCTCGCGAATCATGCCGGGGTCAGTTCCAGCGTGATCGCGTTAGATCGAATTGTCAACGCAATCGGTGTCCTGCTAGGTCCCACCCACCAGAACACCTTGGCCTCACACCACAACCTGGCTGGCGCCTACCAGAACGCAGGATACCTGGAAAAGGCCACCACCATGTACGAGCAAGTACTGGCCGACTGCGAGCGAATACTGGGCCCCAACCATCCAGGCACCCTGACCTCCCGCAACAACCTCGCCAGCGCCTACCAGGAAGCGGGGCACCTGGGGAAAGCCACCATGCTGCATCAACAGATACTGACCGACCGCGAGAAGGTCCTGGGCCCCGACCACGCAGACACCCTGACCTCCCGCAACAACCTGGCCAGTACCTACCTGGCGGCAGGACGCGTGGACGAGGCCATCGGTCTGTTCAAGCAGGTATGGACCGACCACGAGAGAATCCTGGGCCCGGACCATCCAGGCACCTTGACCTCCCGCAACAACCTGGCCGGCGCCTACCAGGAAGCGGGGCACATTCAAGAGGCCATCGACCTGCACGAGCAAGTGCTGACCGACCACGAGAGAATCCTGGGCCTCGATCACCCAGGCACCCTGAACTCCCGCAACAACCTGGCCAGCGCCTACCAGGCGGCGGGGCGAATAGCGGAGGCCATCACCCTGCATGAGCAGGTACTGGCAGACAGTGAGCAGGTTCTTGGCCCCGACCACCCAGGCACCCTGACCTTCCGCAACAACCTGGCCAGTACCTACCAGAAAGCGGAGCGCCTGGGCAAGGCCATCGGTCTATTCAAGCAGGTACTGGCCGACCGACTTCGGGCCATGGGACCTGACCACCCGGGCACCCTGACCTCCCGCAACAACCTGGCCGGCGCCTACCAGGAAGCGGGGCACCTCGACGAGGCCATCACACTTTTTGAAGAGACCCTGACCGACCGTGAGCGGGTCCTGGGTCTCGACCATCCGCACTCTTTAGGCTCGCGTCACAACCTGGCTGGCGCTTACCAGGAAGCGGGGCGCCTTGAGGAGGCCATTGACCTTTTCGTGCAGGTACTGGCCGACTGTGAGCGGGTCCTAGGAACTGATCACTCAGACACCCTGACCTCACGTCACAATCTGGCCAGCGCCTACTGGGAATCGGGAGACCAGGACAAAGCCATCGCCCTCCTCGATCAGGTACTGGCCGACCACGAGCGGGTCCTGGGACCCGACCACCCCAGCACCACTGCGGTCCGCGAGAACCTCGAGGCCGCCCGTCGGGCCCTTGAGGAGCAGGATCCTAAGTCGGGCCCCTCCTCCTGA
- a CDS encoding glycosyltransferase family 2 protein: MTAAGGAPATGVAAVVVTYHPGAEAPVLIEELARQCQWVIVVDNGSAPGELEPVRGACERAGARLVENGGNRGIAAAQNAGIAAARSLGARWVLLSDDDSVPGPGMVAQLVEAFAASARGRPAPVGAVGPLVGEERQGRDQLVYVARRWGPRRATAEELAQPYLSVAFLIASGCLISMEALDRVGLMNEGLFIDHVDLEWGLRARREGYELIVATGTAMAHSLGDEVVRIPGRRQPVHMHSPVRNYYLARNTLALIGSGLLPVAWRVGYLVWIAKYAAFNAIMAPPRAERARALAQGLLDGLRGRRGPRA, translated from the coding sequence ATGACGGCGGCGGGGGGCGCCCCGGCCACGGGGGTGGCTGCCGTCGTGGTGACCTACCATCCCGGCGCTGAGGCGCCGGTGCTCATCGAGGAGCTGGCCCGCCAGTGCCAGTGGGTGATCGTGGTCGACAACGGCTCGGCGCCAGGCGAGCTCGAGCCCGTGCGCGGGGCCTGTGAGCGCGCCGGGGCGCGCCTCGTCGAGAACGGCGGCAACCGGGGGATCGCCGCCGCCCAGAACGCGGGCATCGCCGCGGCCCGGTCCCTGGGTGCGCGCTGGGTGCTGCTGTCCGACGACGACTCCGTGCCCGGGCCGGGCATGGTCGCTCAGCTCGTCGAGGCCTTCGCGGCCAGTGCCCGGGGGCGGCCGGCCCCGGTGGGGGCCGTGGGGCCGCTGGTGGGTGAGGAGCGGCAGGGCCGTGATCAGCTCGTCTACGTGGCCCGGCGCTGGGGGCCGCGGCGCGCCACGGCTGAGGAGCTGGCCCAGCCCTATCTGAGCGTGGCCTTCCTCATCGCCTCGGGCTGCCTCATCTCCATGGAGGCCCTGGATCGCGTGGGGCTGATGAACGAGGGCCTGTTCATTGATCATGTGGATCTGGAGTGGGGGCTGCGGGCGCGCCGAGAGGGCTATGAGCTGATCGTGGCCACGGGCACCGCGATGGCCCACTCATTGGGCGATGAGGTGGTGAGGATTCCTGGGCGGCGCCAGCCGGTGCATATGCACAGCCCGGTGCGCAACTACTACCTGGCCCGTAACACGCTGGCCCTCATCGGCTCGGGTCTGCTGCCGGTGGCCTGGAGGGTCGGCTACCTGGTGTGGATCGCCAAGTACGCGGCCTTCAACGCGATTATGGCCCCGCCGCGGGCGGAGCGCGCCCGGGCTCTGGCTCAGGGCCTCCTGGACGGCCTGCGAGGCCGGCGGGGGCCGAGGGCCTGA
- a CDS encoding glycosyltransferase, whose protein sequence is MSMDQSLEMSAQQAGPGPQRIIVATLDTLGERMAGPAIRAWEIAAHLSQEGHRVRLLTFAACERQGVGFQTARATVESFRAEVEGADILIIQGYIAATFPWLRTSGCKIVIDLYDPFHLESLEVEKYEPMDQREAALARALAELGAQAARGDFFICASEKQRDLWIGHLAATGRINPEVYDADPSLRSLIDVVPFGTSDADPVQTHHPIRGRVPGIGPEDPVIIWGGGVYNWFDPLSVVRAIDLVRAQVPTVRLFFLGMKHPNPDVPQMDMATRTRQEADALGLTGTTVFFHEDWVVYEDRINYLMDADIGISTHFDHVETAFSFRTRILDYLWAGLPIVCSRGDSFADVVEARSLGRTVEVEDVEALAQAILELLTDPQESQRVRQRVSEVSQEYKWRRSLAPLRAYCAAPYRAADHERVARGAHAGRIPVISAVRRDLRSTVHVLRTRGAGGLAEKVRWRLARLRR, encoded by the coding sequence ATGAGCATGGATCAGAGCCTGGAGATGAGCGCGCAGCAGGCGGGCCCCGGCCCTCAGCGGATCATCGTGGCCACACTCGACACCCTGGGGGAGAGGATGGCCGGCCCGGCCATCCGCGCCTGGGAGATCGCGGCGCACCTCTCGCAGGAGGGCCACAGGGTGCGCCTGCTGACCTTCGCCGCCTGCGAGCGGCAGGGCGTGGGCTTCCAGACAGCCCGGGCCACCGTGGAGTCCTTCCGCGCCGAGGTCGAGGGCGCCGACATCCTCATCATCCAGGGCTACATCGCCGCCACCTTCCCCTGGCTGCGCACCAGTGGGTGCAAGATCGTCATCGACCTCTACGACCCCTTCCACTTAGAGTCCCTGGAGGTGGAGAAGTACGAGCCGATGGACCAGCGCGAGGCCGCCCTGGCCCGGGCCCTGGCCGAGCTGGGCGCCCAGGCGGCGCGCGGGGACTTCTTCATCTGCGCCTCGGAGAAGCAGAGGGACCTGTGGATCGGGCATCTGGCGGCCACCGGCCGGATCAACCCGGAGGTCTACGACGCCGACCCCTCGCTGCGCAGCCTCATCGACGTCGTGCCCTTCGGCACCTCCGACGCCGACCCCGTCCAGACCCACCACCCCATCCGGGGGCGCGTGCCCGGCATCGGCCCTGAGGACCCGGTGATCATCTGGGGAGGGGGCGTCTACAACTGGTTCGACCCGCTCAGCGTGGTGCGGGCCATCGACCTGGTGCGGGCCCAGGTGCCCACGGTGCGCCTGTTCTTCCTGGGCATGAAGCACCCCAACCCCGATGTCCCCCAGATGGACATGGCCACCCGGACCCGCCAGGAGGCCGACGCGCTGGGGCTGACGGGGACCACCGTGTTCTTCCACGAGGACTGGGTGGTCTACGAGGACCGCATCAACTACCTCATGGACGCCGATATCGGCATCTCGACGCACTTCGACCATGTGGAGACGGCCTTCTCCTTCCGCACCCGGATCCTGGACTACCTGTGGGCGGGCCTGCCCATCGTGTGCTCGCGCGGGGACTCCTTCGCGGATGTCGTCGAGGCCCGGTCGCTTGGCCGCACTGTGGAGGTTGAGGATGTCGAGGCCCTGGCCCAGGCGATCCTCGAGCTGCTCACCGACCCCCAGGAGTCCCAGCGCGTGCGCCAGCGGGTCAGTGAAGTCTCCCAGGAGTACAAGTGGCGCCGCTCCCTGGCGCCCCTGCGGGCCTACTGCGCCGCCCCCTACCGCGCCGCGGACCACGAGAGGGTGGCGCGCGGCGCCCATGCCGGGCGCATCCCCGTCATCTCCGCCGTGCGCCGCGACCTGCGCTCGACCGTCCACGTGCTGCGCACCCGGGGAGCCGGCGGCCTGGCGGAGAAGGTCCGCTGGCGCCTGGCCAGGCTGAGGCGATGA
- a CDS encoding ABC transporter ATP-binding protein, whose amino-acid sequence MTDAAITIEGVSKTFRVFTERNNTLKSALLRRGASAYRDFHALKDVSLEIPQGSTFALVGDNGSGKSTLLKCLARILVPDSGRIERRGRMAAMLEVGSGFHPELSGRDNIYLNGSILGMSKQEVDARFDAIVDFSGVEAFIDQPVKNYSSGMYVRLGFSVAIHTEPEIMLVDEILAVGDATFQEKCAEKFADFRREGRTVVVVSHSLPQLRSMADRAAYLDHGSLRAVGEAGVVLEQYADAARTNIRTDDNGRVRWGTGEAMVDRVEVLGPQGPMTEEGLRTGDRVVLRIHYTAHSRIPDPNLGITMDTAEGEHLWACFSRDQGARLPDLQGPGHVDITIPSLPLQKGQYSVHAGIVGTGPDDVVDFVREIAWLTVGAGSGLDSGGPVSMSARWQVPAAAAVTEGGQS is encoded by the coding sequence ATGACGGATGCGGCGATCACCATCGAGGGCGTCTCCAAGACCTTCCGAGTCTTCACCGAGCGCAACAACACCCTGAAGTCGGCGCTCCTGCGCCGGGGGGCCTCGGCCTACCGGGACTTCCACGCCCTGAAGGACGTCAGCCTGGAGATCCCGCAGGGCTCCACCTTCGCCCTGGTGGGGGACAACGGCTCGGGCAAGTCCACCCTGCTGAAGTGCCTGGCCCGGATCCTGGTGCCCGACTCCGGCAGGATCGAGCGGCGCGGGCGCATGGCGGCCATGCTGGAGGTGGGCTCGGGATTCCACCCCGAGCTCTCCGGGCGGGACAACATCTACCTCAACGGCTCCATCCTGGGGATGTCCAAGCAGGAGGTCGACGCCCGATTCGACGCGATCGTGGACTTCTCCGGCGTCGAGGCCTTCATCGACCAGCCGGTGAAGAACTACTCCTCGGGCATGTACGTGCGCCTGGGCTTCTCCGTGGCCATCCACACCGAGCCCGAGATCATGCTGGTCGACGAGATCCTGGCCGTGGGCGATGCCACCTTCCAGGAGAAGTGCGCCGAGAAGTTCGCCGACTTCCGGCGCGAGGGGCGCACCGTCGTCGTCGTCTCCCACTCCCTGCCCCAGCTGCGCTCCATGGCCGACCGCGCCGCCTACCTGGACCACGGCAGCCTGCGCGCCGTGGGGGAGGCCGGCGTCGTCCTGGAGCAGTACGCCGATGCGGCCCGCACCAACATCCGCACCGATGACAACGGCCGGGTCCGTTGGGGCACCGGGGAGGCCATGGTCGATCGCGTCGAGGTCCTGGGCCCCCAGGGCCCCATGACCGAGGAGGGCCTGCGCACCGGGGACCGCGTGGTGCTGCGGATCCACTACACCGCCCACTCCCGGATCCCCGACCCGAACCTGGGCATCACCATGGACACCGCCGAGGGCGAGCACCTGTGGGCCTGCTTCTCCCGGGACCAGGGGGCGCGCCTGCCCGACCTTCAGGGGCCCGGGCATGTCGACATCACCATCCCCAGCCTGCCCCTGCAGAAGGGCCAGTACTCCGTGCACGCCGGCATCGTGGGAACCGGGCCCGATGATGTGGTGGACTTCGTGCGCGAGATCGCCTGGCTGACGGTGGGCGCCGGCTCGGGGCTGGACTCCGGGGGGCCGGTGTCCATGTCCGCCCGGTGGCAGGTCCCGGCCGCAGCGGCAGTCACGGAAGGCGGGCAGTCATGA